The DNA segment AAGCGAAAAAGATCAGTCCAAGTGAGATCCAAAAAGATTCTAAAAAAGTTTCGCTCATACGTAATACCGAAACACCCAAGAACGAACAAGTAGATCCAAGCCCAATAAGGCCAGCGCATAGGTCAGAAAAATTAAGGACTCCGATTCTCTCACTTCTTCCGGGGGAAGGATCAAAAGATCTTTTTCTAAGGAATCGATCGAAGCCAAAACTTCTCTCAACTCGCTTATATCTTCCGCTCTATAAAATACTCCTCCCGTTCTCTTGGAAAGTATATCCAAAATTTCGAAATTCACCTCGTAAGATTGATCCTCTTTTCCTATGCCTATGGAATAAATTTTAACTCCGACACCCTTTGCGATCTCTGTAGCTGTCACCGGATCTATACGTCCGGTATTGGAAGCTCCGTCCGTTATGAGCACGATCACTTTTGATTTTGCAGGAGACCTGCGTAATCTATAACAGGAAAGAATAAGTGCATCACCGATGGCAGTTCCTTGCTCCGGAACAGTTTCTTCTTCAGCTTGGCTTAAAATTTCCTCTAAAACTTCTCTGTCGCTTGTCAAAGGAGATTGTAGATAGGCCCCTCCTGCAAATACTACCAGGCCCAAGCGATCATTTTCTCTTTTTCTAATAAACTCTTTGAGTAATTTTTTAGAGACCCCTAGACGAGTCTCGGGTAAGAAGTCCCTGCTTTTAGACATGGATCCTGATACATCTAATGCGAGAATGATATCCACTCCCTTGGTCTCATCCGGAAGGAATCTATATCTTTTTCCGGGACCTGCAACCGAGATCACGAATAATGTCAACGCGATAGGACGGATCAAAGGTGCGAGTGAGGATAAAAAACGTTTTAAGGAGAAGACCTCAGATCGGACCTTTCCAGGTATTCTGAGTTCCATTCCGAGTGCAGGCTCATTTTTCCAATAGGAATAGAATGTCCAGATCCAGATCGGAATAATTAGAAAAAGATAATATGGAGACTCCCATTCCGTCATTTGGAAAGCGCCTCCTTCCAATAATCCCAGGCTCTCAATGCCTCGGAAGAAGAGATTTCAACTTCTTCTCCAGAATATTGGGCCCTGCGAAAGGTATTCTCCCAATTTCTGATATCCTCTTCTTCCAATCCGAAAGAATCGTATATACGTTGGAATAATTCCGCCTCTGTGAGATGTGCAAACGGGGCATTCATCTTTTTGGACATATTCTCTCGGATATAACCGGAAAGAACTCTATAAAAGACCCTGGCGAATACGGGAGGAGTATTGATGATCTCGTCCAATTTACTTTCGTATATTAGAATTTTCTGAACCCAAGGATCCGCTTCTACAAGTGCGTCCATGGTCCTTTTGGATGCTGTTTGGTTCAGATACCAAGCGTAGAAGATCCCTAAACCCAATGCAGCCAGACCCGCAAGGATTGCCGCCAACTTCCAGCCGTATTTTCCGGAAAATTCCAGAGGCGGCAGGATCTCCTCCGGAGTTTTATCCTTCTCCCCTATGGAAGAACGAACAGTGAGAGCCGCTTCCGAATGAAATTCTTTCCCGTCCTTATCTTTCCAAACAAGAGGCAGATAAAATTTTCCGGAAGTATAATAAGAAACGATCAACTTGATCTTTGTATCCGAAATTTCGGAAGAGATTAC comes from the Leptospira dzoumogneensis genome and includes:
- the batA gene encoding VWA domain-containing protein BatA, with amino-acid sequence MTEWESPYYLFLIIPIWIWTFYSYWKNEPALGMELRIPGKVRSEVFSLKRFLSSLAPLIRPIALTLFVISVAGPGKRYRFLPDETKGVDIILALDVSGSMSKSRDFLPETRLGVSKKLLKEFIRKRENDRLGLVVFAGGAYLQSPLTSDREVLEEILSQAEEETVPEQGTAIGDALILSCYRLRRSPAKSKVIVLITDGASNTGRIDPVTATEIAKGVGVKIYSIGIGKEDQSYEVNFEILDILSKRTGGVFYRAEDISELREVLASIDSLEKDLLILPPEEVRESESLIFLTYALALLGLDLLVRSWVFRYYV
- a CDS encoding LB_053 family protein; protein product: MKAGVCRLRSLDRIQFFYYIFYLFLLFFAAPAFAWKEDWEPKEVGIGDQAEYLLEFQQGEIQSPELPSKGMYPDPDSPDLPLFEVISSEISDTKIKLIVSYYTSGKFYLPLVWKDKDGKEFHSEAALTVRSSIGEKDKTPEEILPPLEFSGKYGWKLAAILAGLAALGLGIFYAWYLNQTASKRTMDALVEADPWVQKILIYESKLDEIINTPPVFARVFYRVLSGYIRENMSKKMNAPFAHLTEAELFQRIYDSFGLEEEDIRNWENTFRRAQYSGEEVEISSSEALRAWDYWKEALSK